A single window of Mugil cephalus isolate CIBA_MC_2020 chromosome 1, CIBA_Mcephalus_1.1, whole genome shotgun sequence DNA harbors:
- the LOC125018381 gene encoding protein-glutamine gamma-glutamyltransferase 5-like isoform X3, which produces MDCMQQETYNYDFSGTDNGHHRLRLVNFEVQANHTSHETQGLSNIRLVVRRGKPFKLTLLFHSQAWDPHTEGLVLEVCLGDLSEKIPVQFSSEWSNPQRWSATVYPENLQPQSVTIHICSPVLSSVGLYDLLIHINTLKHRLSYTLGRFVLLCNPWLKDDPVYMPLDDHLQEYIKNDYGVVYTGTNSNICRRPWVFGQYEPGVLEACLKLLQVSPQHFRDSLKDYSLRADPVYLSRVVCAMVNCNDDLGILEGKWQGSYKGGVRPTDWSGSADILRRWFSSNCIPVRYGQCWVYASVLCTVMRVLGVPSRVVTVFNAAHDSDGSLKVEEYYTSRGEKLGLSKDSIWNFHVWAECWMRRPDLGAGFDGWQVVDPTPQEKSAEQTEAVKITMKTIPAKYFTSGSTSCSGAMEDGAGQMSPSLEVTLTMDRVPSLGDSIHMCVTVTNRSNSPRVLMELVNAQLKEYNSTPQGSFWKVHKKVHIQPHEVLTLHHIIPHSEYDTVLAGDDIVNLAVVIKDVMTNKRVLATQEFNVNPPQITIEIEGGDSIQMKKKHTALVSFTNQFIKPLTGALLTVEGFGLLQSKQESRLVLLQPGEKIEKKVSIVASSPGTKLLLATFSHSKCPTIVSRSFHKVSVTTV; this is translated from the exons ATGGACTGCATGCAACAGGAAACATACAACTACGACTTTAGTG GCACTGACAATGGCCACCATCGACTGAGGTTAGTCAATTTTGAGGTCCAAGCAAACCACACTTCCCATGAGACCCAGGGTCTGAGCAACATTAGACTGGTGGTGCGACGAGGGAAGCCGTTCAAGCTCACTCTGCTGTTCCACAGCCAGGCGTGGGATCCTCACACAGAGGGTCTGGTACTAGAGGTTTGTCTAG GTGATTTGTCAGAGAAGATCCCAGTCCAGTTTTCCAGTGAGTGGTCCAACCCCCAACGCTGGTCAGCCACAGTCTACCCAGAGAATCTACAGCCTCAGTCAGTCACAATCCACATCTGCTCCCCTGTTCTCTCCTCAGTGGGTCTATATGACCTCCTGATTCACATAAACACCCTTAAGCACAGACTGAGTTACACACTAGGAAGATTTGTCTTGCTCTGCAACCCCTGGCTAAAAG ATGATCCAGTGTACATGCCACTGGATGACCATTTACAAGAGTACATCAAGAATGATTACGGGGTGGTTTACACAGGCACCAATTCAAACATATGTAGACGACCCTGGGTGTTTGGTCAG TATGAGCCTGGAGTCCTGGAAGCATGTCTGAAGCTCCTGCAGGTCAGCCCACAGCACTTTAGAGATTCACTCAAAGACTACAGTTTACGAGCAGACCCTGTCTACCTCAGCAGAGTGGTCTGTGCTATG GTGAACTGTAATGATGACTTGGGGATTCTGGAGGGGAAGTGGCAAGGCAGTTACAAAGGTGGCGTCAGGCCGACTGATTGGAGCGGCAGCGCTGACATCCTTCGTCGCTGGTTCTCATCCAACTGCATCCCCGTGCGGTATGGACAGTGCTGGGTGTATGCATCTGTCCTCTGCACAG tGATGAGAGTTCTGGGGGTTCCCTCCAGGGTGGTGACAGTTTTTAACGCAGCCCATGACAGTGATGGCAGCCTGAAAGTTGAAGAGTATTACACCAGCAGAGGGGAGAAGCTTGGCCTATCAAAGGACAGCATTTG GAACTTCCATGTGTGGGCGGAGTGCTGGATGAGGAGACCTGACCTCGGCGCTGGGTTTGATGGCTGGCAGGTAGTGGACCCAACTCCTCAGGAGAAGAGTGCAG agCAGACAGAAGCAGTGAAAATAACAATGAAGACAATACCAG CAAAATATTTTACATCGGGTTCCACTTCATGTTCCGGTGCAATGGAAGATGGAGCTG GACAAATGTCACCCAGTTTGGAGGTGACCCTGACTATGGATAGGGTGCCATCACTGGGTGACAGCATCCACATGTGCGTGACAGTCACAAACCGTTCAAACAGCCCCAGGGTCCTGATGGAACTAGTCAATGCTCAGCTGAAAGAGTACAACAGCACCCCACAGGGAAGCTTCTGGAAAGTACACAAAAAGGTTCACATACAACCGCATGAAG TGTTGACGCTCCACCACATTATCCCTCACTCTGAGTATGACACAGTCCTGGCTGGTGACGACATTGTGAACTTGGCGGTGGTGATAAAGGATGTGATGACCAACAAAAGAGTGTTGGCTACACAAGAGTTCAACGTAAACCCACCGCAGATAACCATAGAG ATTGAAGGGGGGGACAGCAtccagatgaagaagaagcataCAGCCTTGGTGTCTTTTACTAACCAGTTTATCAAACCTCTGACTGGAGCACTGTTAACTGTGGAGGGGTTTGGCCTGTTACAGAGCAAACAGGAGTCCAG GCTGGTTCTCCTGCAGCCAGGAGAGAAGATTGAGAAGAAGGTATCCATTGTGGCCTCTTCACCCGGCACCAAACTGCTGCTGGCCACTTTCTCACACAGCAAATGCCCCACCATCGTTTCCAGGAGCTTCCACAAAGTCTCTGTCACGACAGTGTGA
- the LOC125007219 gene encoding uncharacterized protein LOC125007219 yields the protein YMFPLGNIIRKHGINFHCYADDTQLYLSMKPYETNPLVKLQACLTDIKAWMTCNFLLLNSDKTEVIVFGSKHVRYSLSNHLLLLDGITLASSTTMKNLGVIFDQDMSFNSHIKQVTRTAFFHLHNIIKIRSILSQSDVEKLVNAFVSSRLDYCNSLLSGCPSSSLKSLQLIQNAAARALTGISKRDHITPVLASLHWLPLKSRIEFKILLLTYKALKGLVPSYLKDLIVPYCPNRSQRSLSAGLLVVPRFSKSRMGGRAFSYQAPLLWNQLPVCVREADTVSTFKVRLKTFLFEKAYS from the coding sequence tacatgtttcccttaggcaatattattagaaagcacggcataaacttccattgctacgcagatgatacccagctatatttatccatgaaaccatatgaaactaatccgctggttaaactccaagcatgccttacagacataaaggcttggatgacctgtaattttctacttttaaactcagacaaaactgaagttatcgtatttggctctaaacatgtcagatattcattatctaatcacctgcttttgttggatggcattaccttggcctccagtactactatgaaaaaccttggtgttatatttgaccaggatatgtcctttaattctcacataaagcaggtgactaggactgctttcttccaccttcataatatcatcaaaattaggagcatcctttctcagagtgatgtggaaaaactagttaatgcatttgtgtcttccaggctggattattgtaactcgttactgtctggctgtccaagtagctctttaaaaagcctccaattgattcaaaacgctgcagcaagagcactgacaggaattagcaagagagatcatattactccagtattagcttctcttcattggctccctttaaaatctagaattgaatttaaaatcctcctccttacatacaaggccctgaaaggcctagttccatcatatttgaaagacctcatagtaccatactgtcctaACAGATCAcaacgatctctaagtgcaggtctacttgtggttcctagattttctaaaagtagaatgggaggtagagccttcagctatcaggctcctctcctatggaaccagctcccagtttgcgttcgggaggcagacacagtctctacatttaaggtcaggcttaagactttcctttttgaaaaagcttatagctag
- the LOC125018381 gene encoding protein-glutamine gamma-glutamyltransferase 2-like isoform X2, which produces MDCMQQETYNYDFSGTDNGHHRLRLVNFEVQANHTSHETQGLSNIRLVVRRGKPFKLTLLFHSQAWDPHTEGLVLEVCLGDLSEKIPVQFSSEWSNPQRWSATVYPENLQPQSVTIHICSPVLSSVGLYDLLIHINTLKHRLSYTLGRFVLLCNPWLKDDPVYMPLDDHLQEYIKNDYGVVYTGTNSNICRRPWVFGQYEPGVLEACLKLLQVSPQHFRDSLKDYSLRADPVYLSRVVCAMVNCNDDLGILEGKWQGSYKGGVRPTDWSGSADILRRWFSSNCIPVRYGQCWVYASVLCTVMRVLGVPSRVVTVFNAAHDSDGSLKVEEYYTSRGEKLGLSKDSIWNFHVWAECWMRRPDLGAGFDGWQVVDPTPQEKSAGIFCCGPCPVTAVQQHCLGAPYDTPFIYASVNADIIRLIVRDGLVVGRTVDTDWVGQLIYTKKVGSDNPVNLIHNYKGTKEQTEAVKITMKTIPGQMSPSLEVTLTMDRVPSLGDSIHMCVTVTNRSNSPRVLMELVNAQLKEYNSTPQGSFWKVHKKVHIQPHEVLTLHHIIPHSEYDTVLAGDDIVNLAVVIKDVMTNKRVLATQEFNVNPPQITIEIEGGDSIQMKKKHTALVSFTNQFIKPLTGALLTVEGFGLLQSKQESRLVLLQPGEKIEKKVSIVASSPGTKLLLATFSHSKCPTIVSRSFHKVSVTTV; this is translated from the exons ATGGACTGCATGCAACAGGAAACATACAACTACGACTTTAGTG GCACTGACAATGGCCACCATCGACTGAGGTTAGTCAATTTTGAGGTCCAAGCAAACCACACTTCCCATGAGACCCAGGGTCTGAGCAACATTAGACTGGTGGTGCGACGAGGGAAGCCGTTCAAGCTCACTCTGCTGTTCCACAGCCAGGCGTGGGATCCTCACACAGAGGGTCTGGTACTAGAGGTTTGTCTAG GTGATTTGTCAGAGAAGATCCCAGTCCAGTTTTCCAGTGAGTGGTCCAACCCCCAACGCTGGTCAGCCACAGTCTACCCAGAGAATCTACAGCCTCAGTCAGTCACAATCCACATCTGCTCCCCTGTTCTCTCCTCAGTGGGTCTATATGACCTCCTGATTCACATAAACACCCTTAAGCACAGACTGAGTTACACACTAGGAAGATTTGTCTTGCTCTGCAACCCCTGGCTAAAAG ATGATCCAGTGTACATGCCACTGGATGACCATTTACAAGAGTACATCAAGAATGATTACGGGGTGGTTTACACAGGCACCAATTCAAACATATGTAGACGACCCTGGGTGTTTGGTCAG TATGAGCCTGGAGTCCTGGAAGCATGTCTGAAGCTCCTGCAGGTCAGCCCACAGCACTTTAGAGATTCACTCAAAGACTACAGTTTACGAGCAGACCCTGTCTACCTCAGCAGAGTGGTCTGTGCTATG GTGAACTGTAATGATGACTTGGGGATTCTGGAGGGGAAGTGGCAAGGCAGTTACAAAGGTGGCGTCAGGCCGACTGATTGGAGCGGCAGCGCTGACATCCTTCGTCGCTGGTTCTCATCCAACTGCATCCCCGTGCGGTATGGACAGTGCTGGGTGTATGCATCTGTCCTCTGCACAG tGATGAGAGTTCTGGGGGTTCCCTCCAGGGTGGTGACAGTTTTTAACGCAGCCCATGACAGTGATGGCAGCCTGAAAGTTGAAGAGTATTACACCAGCAGAGGGGAGAAGCTTGGCCTATCAAAGGACAGCATTTG GAACTTCCATGTGTGGGCGGAGTGCTGGATGAGGAGACCTGACCTCGGCGCTGGGTTTGATGGCTGGCAGGTAGTGGACCCAACTCCTCAGGAGAAGAGTGCAG GGATATTCTGTTGTGGCCCCTGCCCAGTAACTGCTGTCCAGCAACATTGCCTTGGTGCCCCATATGACACACCGTTCATCTACGCCTCTGTGAATGCTGACATCATACGGCTGATTGTGCGTGATGGACTGGTGGTGGGAAGGACTGTGGACACTGACTGGGTGGGACAGCTGATCTACACCAAAAAAGTTGGTTCAGACAACCCGGTCAATCTGATACACAATTATAAGGGCACGAAAG agCAGACAGAAGCAGTGAAAATAACAATGAAGACAATACCAG GACAAATGTCACCCAGTTTGGAGGTGACCCTGACTATGGATAGGGTGCCATCACTGGGTGACAGCATCCACATGTGCGTGACAGTCACAAACCGTTCAAACAGCCCCAGGGTCCTGATGGAACTAGTCAATGCTCAGCTGAAAGAGTACAACAGCACCCCACAGGGAAGCTTCTGGAAAGTACACAAAAAGGTTCACATACAACCGCATGAAG TGTTGACGCTCCACCACATTATCCCTCACTCTGAGTATGACACAGTCCTGGCTGGTGACGACATTGTGAACTTGGCGGTGGTGATAAAGGATGTGATGACCAACAAAAGAGTGTTGGCTACACAAGAGTTCAACGTAAACCCACCGCAGATAACCATAGAG ATTGAAGGGGGGGACAGCAtccagatgaagaagaagcataCAGCCTTGGTGTCTTTTACTAACCAGTTTATCAAACCTCTGACTGGAGCACTGTTAACTGTGGAGGGGTTTGGCCTGTTACAGAGCAAACAGGAGTCCAG GCTGGTTCTCCTGCAGCCAGGAGAGAAGATTGAGAAGAAGGTATCCATTGTGGCCTCTTCACCCGGCACCAAACTGCTGCTGGCCACTTTCTCACACAGCAAATGCCCCACCATCGTTTCCAGGAGCTTCCACAAAGTCTCTGTCACGACAGTGTGA
- the LOC125018381 gene encoding protein-glutamine gamma-glutamyltransferase 2-like isoform X1: MDCMQQETYNYDFSGTDNGHHRLRLVNFEVQANHTSHETQGLSNIRLVVRRGKPFKLTLLFHSQAWDPHTEGLVLEVCLGDLSEKIPVQFSSEWSNPQRWSATVYPENLQPQSVTIHICSPVLSSVGLYDLLIHINTLKHRLSYTLGRFVLLCNPWLKDDPVYMPLDDHLQEYIKNDYGVVYTGTNSNICRRPWVFGQYEPGVLEACLKLLQVSPQHFRDSLKDYSLRADPVYLSRVVCAMVNCNDDLGILEGKWQGSYKGGVRPTDWSGSADILRRWFSSNCIPVRYGQCWVYASVLCTVMRVLGVPSRVVTVFNAAHDSDGSLKVEEYYTSRGEKLGLSKDSIWNFHVWAECWMRRPDLGAGFDGWQVVDPTPQEKSAGIFCCGPCPVTAVQQHCLGAPYDTPFIYASVNADIIRLIVRDGLVVGRTVDTDWVGQLIYTKKVGSDNPVNLIHNYKGTKEQTEAVKITMKTIPAKYFTSGSTSCSGAMEDGAGQMSPSLEVTLTMDRVPSLGDSIHMCVTVTNRSNSPRVLMELVNAQLKEYNSTPQGSFWKVHKKVHIQPHEVLTLHHIIPHSEYDTVLAGDDIVNLAVVIKDVMTNKRVLATQEFNVNPPQITIEIEGGDSIQMKKKHTALVSFTNQFIKPLTGALLTVEGFGLLQSKQESRLVLLQPGEKIEKKVSIVASSPGTKLLLATFSHSKCPTIVSRSFHKVSVTTV, from the exons ATGGACTGCATGCAACAGGAAACATACAACTACGACTTTAGTG GCACTGACAATGGCCACCATCGACTGAGGTTAGTCAATTTTGAGGTCCAAGCAAACCACACTTCCCATGAGACCCAGGGTCTGAGCAACATTAGACTGGTGGTGCGACGAGGGAAGCCGTTCAAGCTCACTCTGCTGTTCCACAGCCAGGCGTGGGATCCTCACACAGAGGGTCTGGTACTAGAGGTTTGTCTAG GTGATTTGTCAGAGAAGATCCCAGTCCAGTTTTCCAGTGAGTGGTCCAACCCCCAACGCTGGTCAGCCACAGTCTACCCAGAGAATCTACAGCCTCAGTCAGTCACAATCCACATCTGCTCCCCTGTTCTCTCCTCAGTGGGTCTATATGACCTCCTGATTCACATAAACACCCTTAAGCACAGACTGAGTTACACACTAGGAAGATTTGTCTTGCTCTGCAACCCCTGGCTAAAAG ATGATCCAGTGTACATGCCACTGGATGACCATTTACAAGAGTACATCAAGAATGATTACGGGGTGGTTTACACAGGCACCAATTCAAACATATGTAGACGACCCTGGGTGTTTGGTCAG TATGAGCCTGGAGTCCTGGAAGCATGTCTGAAGCTCCTGCAGGTCAGCCCACAGCACTTTAGAGATTCACTCAAAGACTACAGTTTACGAGCAGACCCTGTCTACCTCAGCAGAGTGGTCTGTGCTATG GTGAACTGTAATGATGACTTGGGGATTCTGGAGGGGAAGTGGCAAGGCAGTTACAAAGGTGGCGTCAGGCCGACTGATTGGAGCGGCAGCGCTGACATCCTTCGTCGCTGGTTCTCATCCAACTGCATCCCCGTGCGGTATGGACAGTGCTGGGTGTATGCATCTGTCCTCTGCACAG tGATGAGAGTTCTGGGGGTTCCCTCCAGGGTGGTGACAGTTTTTAACGCAGCCCATGACAGTGATGGCAGCCTGAAAGTTGAAGAGTATTACACCAGCAGAGGGGAGAAGCTTGGCCTATCAAAGGACAGCATTTG GAACTTCCATGTGTGGGCGGAGTGCTGGATGAGGAGACCTGACCTCGGCGCTGGGTTTGATGGCTGGCAGGTAGTGGACCCAACTCCTCAGGAGAAGAGTGCAG GGATATTCTGTTGTGGCCCCTGCCCAGTAACTGCTGTCCAGCAACATTGCCTTGGTGCCCCATATGACACACCGTTCATCTACGCCTCTGTGAATGCTGACATCATACGGCTGATTGTGCGTGATGGACTGGTGGTGGGAAGGACTGTGGACACTGACTGGGTGGGACAGCTGATCTACACCAAAAAAGTTGGTTCAGACAACCCGGTCAATCTGATACACAATTATAAGGGCACGAAAG agCAGACAGAAGCAGTGAAAATAACAATGAAGACAATACCAG CAAAATATTTTACATCGGGTTCCACTTCATGTTCCGGTGCAATGGAAGATGGAGCTG GACAAATGTCACCCAGTTTGGAGGTGACCCTGACTATGGATAGGGTGCCATCACTGGGTGACAGCATCCACATGTGCGTGACAGTCACAAACCGTTCAAACAGCCCCAGGGTCCTGATGGAACTAGTCAATGCTCAGCTGAAAGAGTACAACAGCACCCCACAGGGAAGCTTCTGGAAAGTACACAAAAAGGTTCACATACAACCGCATGAAG TGTTGACGCTCCACCACATTATCCCTCACTCTGAGTATGACACAGTCCTGGCTGGTGACGACATTGTGAACTTGGCGGTGGTGATAAAGGATGTGATGACCAACAAAAGAGTGTTGGCTACACAAGAGTTCAACGTAAACCCACCGCAGATAACCATAGAG ATTGAAGGGGGGGACAGCAtccagatgaagaagaagcataCAGCCTTGGTGTCTTTTACTAACCAGTTTATCAAACCTCTGACTGGAGCACTGTTAACTGTGGAGGGGTTTGGCCTGTTACAGAGCAAACAGGAGTCCAG GCTGGTTCTCCTGCAGCCAGGAGAGAAGATTGAGAAGAAGGTATCCATTGTGGCCTCTTCACCCGGCACCAAACTGCTGCTGGCCACTTTCTCACACAGCAAATGCCCCACCATCGTTTCCAGGAGCTTCCACAAAGTCTCTGTCACGACAGTGTGA
- the LOC125018381 gene encoding protein-glutamine gamma-glutamyltransferase 5-like isoform X4 — MDCMQQETYNYDFSGTDNGHHRLRLVNFEVQANHTSHETQGLSNIRLVVRRGKPFKLTLLFHSQAWDPHTEGLVLEVCLGDLSEKIPVQFSSEWSNPQRWSATVYPENLQPQSVTIHICSPVLSSVGLYDLLIHINTLKHRLSYTLGRFVLLCNPWLKDDPVYMPLDDHLQEYIKNDYGVVYTGTNSNICRRPWVFGQYEPGVLEACLKLLQVSPQHFRDSLKDYSLRADPVYLSRVVCAMVNCNDDLGILEGKWQGSYKGGVRPTDWSGSADILRRWFSSNCIPVRYGQCWVYASVLCTVMRVLGVPSRVVTVFNAAHDSDGSLKVEEYYTSRGEKLGLSKDSIWNFHVWAECWMRRPDLGAGFDGWQVVDPTPQEKSAEQTEAVKITMKTIPGQMSPSLEVTLTMDRVPSLGDSIHMCVTVTNRSNSPRVLMELVNAQLKEYNSTPQGSFWKVHKKVHIQPHEVLTLHHIIPHSEYDTVLAGDDIVNLAVVIKDVMTNKRVLATQEFNVNPPQITIEIEGGDSIQMKKKHTALVSFTNQFIKPLTGALLTVEGFGLLQSKQESRLVLLQPGEKIEKKVSIVASSPGTKLLLATFSHSKCPTIVSRSFHKVSVTTV, encoded by the exons ATGGACTGCATGCAACAGGAAACATACAACTACGACTTTAGTG GCACTGACAATGGCCACCATCGACTGAGGTTAGTCAATTTTGAGGTCCAAGCAAACCACACTTCCCATGAGACCCAGGGTCTGAGCAACATTAGACTGGTGGTGCGACGAGGGAAGCCGTTCAAGCTCACTCTGCTGTTCCACAGCCAGGCGTGGGATCCTCACACAGAGGGTCTGGTACTAGAGGTTTGTCTAG GTGATTTGTCAGAGAAGATCCCAGTCCAGTTTTCCAGTGAGTGGTCCAACCCCCAACGCTGGTCAGCCACAGTCTACCCAGAGAATCTACAGCCTCAGTCAGTCACAATCCACATCTGCTCCCCTGTTCTCTCCTCAGTGGGTCTATATGACCTCCTGATTCACATAAACACCCTTAAGCACAGACTGAGTTACACACTAGGAAGATTTGTCTTGCTCTGCAACCCCTGGCTAAAAG ATGATCCAGTGTACATGCCACTGGATGACCATTTACAAGAGTACATCAAGAATGATTACGGGGTGGTTTACACAGGCACCAATTCAAACATATGTAGACGACCCTGGGTGTTTGGTCAG TATGAGCCTGGAGTCCTGGAAGCATGTCTGAAGCTCCTGCAGGTCAGCCCACAGCACTTTAGAGATTCACTCAAAGACTACAGTTTACGAGCAGACCCTGTCTACCTCAGCAGAGTGGTCTGTGCTATG GTGAACTGTAATGATGACTTGGGGATTCTGGAGGGGAAGTGGCAAGGCAGTTACAAAGGTGGCGTCAGGCCGACTGATTGGAGCGGCAGCGCTGACATCCTTCGTCGCTGGTTCTCATCCAACTGCATCCCCGTGCGGTATGGACAGTGCTGGGTGTATGCATCTGTCCTCTGCACAG tGATGAGAGTTCTGGGGGTTCCCTCCAGGGTGGTGACAGTTTTTAACGCAGCCCATGACAGTGATGGCAGCCTGAAAGTTGAAGAGTATTACACCAGCAGAGGGGAGAAGCTTGGCCTATCAAAGGACAGCATTTG GAACTTCCATGTGTGGGCGGAGTGCTGGATGAGGAGACCTGACCTCGGCGCTGGGTTTGATGGCTGGCAGGTAGTGGACCCAACTCCTCAGGAGAAGAGTGCAG agCAGACAGAAGCAGTGAAAATAACAATGAAGACAATACCAG GACAAATGTCACCCAGTTTGGAGGTGACCCTGACTATGGATAGGGTGCCATCACTGGGTGACAGCATCCACATGTGCGTGACAGTCACAAACCGTTCAAACAGCCCCAGGGTCCTGATGGAACTAGTCAATGCTCAGCTGAAAGAGTACAACAGCACCCCACAGGGAAGCTTCTGGAAAGTACACAAAAAGGTTCACATACAACCGCATGAAG TGTTGACGCTCCACCACATTATCCCTCACTCTGAGTATGACACAGTCCTGGCTGGTGACGACATTGTGAACTTGGCGGTGGTGATAAAGGATGTGATGACCAACAAAAGAGTGTTGGCTACACAAGAGTTCAACGTAAACCCACCGCAGATAACCATAGAG ATTGAAGGGGGGGACAGCAtccagatgaagaagaagcataCAGCCTTGGTGTCTTTTACTAACCAGTTTATCAAACCTCTGACTGGAGCACTGTTAACTGTGGAGGGGTTTGGCCTGTTACAGAGCAAACAGGAGTCCAG GCTGGTTCTCCTGCAGCCAGGAGAGAAGATTGAGAAGAAGGTATCCATTGTGGCCTCTTCACCCGGCACCAAACTGCTGCTGGCCACTTTCTCACACAGCAAATGCCCCACCATCGTTTCCAGGAGCTTCCACAAAGTCTCTGTCACGACAGTGTGA